One stretch of Heterodontus francisci isolate sHetFra1 chromosome 22, sHetFra1.hap1, whole genome shotgun sequence DNA includes these proteins:
- the LOC137381508 gene encoding G-protein coupled receptor 15-like, giving the protein MAGTVVQQGGTKCRRAMDIGVSKVRGTDRRFCGHERDSRMPFYLSLSIAANLAVIVILSRGRCGLSRCITYYLVSMAVTDLLVLITAVILNRIAGIYFPLSFLSITPVCSLRSVLNYTTFSCSVWLTVAFTFDRFMAICCQKLKIKYCTEKTAARVIVTVCVLSCLIHVFLYFIYEPNYIINNIPWFCSIKLIFYTSSAWAAYDWILTILTPCLPFILILLLNALTIRYILSASRARRRLWAHSNRENQSDPEMEKRRKSIVLLFAISGSFILLYLLFFITVLYVRIDSVSYFSGSNFNESNFILEESGFMLQLLGSCINPFIYAGTQSKFREELKNGVKYPLNLIVKLFK; this is encoded by the exons atggctggcactgttgttcagcagggagggacaaagtgcagaagagcaatggaTATAGGGGTCTCgaaagtcaggggcacagataggcgcttctgtggacatgaaagagactccaggatg cctttctatctttctctctctattgcagcgaacctggcagtgattgtgatcctgtcccgaggaagatgtggtctctccagatgtatcacttactacctggtgtccatggcagtgacggatctcctggtccTGATCACTGcagtgatattaaaccggattgctggtatttatttcccTCTCAGTTTCCTGTCCATCACACCTGTATGCAGTCTCCGGTCTGTCCTGAACTATACAACATTCagctgttctgtctggttaacagtcgctttcacctttgatagatttatggccatttgttgccagaagctgaaaataaaatattgcactgagaaaacggcagCACGGGTTATAGTAACGGTCTGTGTACTGAGCTGTTTGATACATGTCTTCTTGTATTTCATATATGAACCTAATTACATCATTAACAACATACCCTGGTTTTGCAGCATCAAATTAATATTTTATACATCATCTGCATGGGCTGCATATGACTGGATTCTCaccattttaaccccttgtctaccattcattctgattttactgctcaatgctctgaccatcAGATACATTTTATCGGCCAGTAGAGCACGCAGGAGACTCTGGGCTCACAGcaatagagagaatcagagtgacccagagatggagaaacgcagaaagtccattgttttactcttcgccatctcgggcagtttcatcctgttatatttgtTATTTTTTATAACAGTTCTCTATGTCCGAATAGATAGTGTTAGTTATTTCTCTGGTTCAAACTTCAATGAATCAAATTTTATTCTGGAGGAGAGTGGATTTATGCTCCAGCTTTTGGGTTCTTGCATCAACCCATTTATTTATGCAGGAACTCAGAGTAAATTCAGGGAGGAgttaaagaatggggtgaaatatccactaaatctaattgttaaattatttaaatga